One part of the Desulfotignum phosphitoxidans DSM 13687 genome encodes these proteins:
- a CDS encoding endonuclease/exonuclease/phosphatase family protein — MDIDMHGTRVWVVNVHLDRVGFVTPGNDRVPVSRDYFKGTYTKLDFPIAPRIDFLFVSAALGRKNARVIPKSPGDHFPVWADILIPGQGLGVQACFIVVIGGGYLVGVIEVAKRDRRGYYYEMSL, encoded by the coding sequence GTGGACATTGACATGCACGGCACCCGGGTGTGGGTGGTGAACGTGCACCTGGACCGGGTCGGGTTCGTCACTCCGGGAAATGACCGGGTGCCGGTCTCCCGGGATTATTTCAAAGGCACTTATACCAAGCTGGATTTTCCCATCGCGCCCAGGATCGATTTTCTGTTTGTCTCCGCCGCCCTTGGACGGAAAAACGCCCGGGTGATCCCGAAGAGTCCGGGGGATCATTTCCCGGTTTGGGCGGATATCCTGATCCCCGGGCAGGGGTTGGGTGTCCAGGCCTGCTTTATTGTAGTTATTGGGGGGGGGTATCTTGTGGGTGTTATTGAGGTTGCCAAAAGGGATCGTCGAGGGTATTATTATGAAATGAGTTTGTAA
- a CDS encoding excisionase family DNA-binding protein, which produces MLTAEQVIKEIYLLPMEERKKIARHIIEFGIRNFHNDVPEILDVEAWQSEIASKPFNLKQASEYLGISTVTLRRWIKAGRISAYKIGRAYSLDVSTLKNFKKKNLS; this is translated from the coding sequence ATGTTAACAGCAGAACAGGTAATAAAAGAAATATACCTCCTTCCAATGGAAGAGAGAAAAAAAATTGCACGTCACATCATAGAGTTCGGAATCAGAAACTTTCATAACGATGTGCCTGAAATTCTGGACGTTGAAGCGTGGCAAAGCGAAATAGCAAGCAAGCCGTTTAATCTGAAGCAAGCATCAGAATACCTTGGGATATCAACTGTGACACTCAGAAGATGGATCAAAGCAGGGCGAATATCAGCCTACAAGATCGGCAGAGCATATTCACTGGATGTATCCACGCTTAAGAACTTCAAGAAAAAAAATTTGTCATAG
- a CDS encoding type II toxin-antitoxin system Phd/YefM family antitoxin — translation MEVINIFDAKNKLSKLISDIETKNTSYLICRNGKPVAEIVAHKAKNRLKGSPELHVDINGALFDDDMSGDFECLQ, via the coding sequence ATGGAAGTGATAAATATTTTTGATGCCAAGAACAAACTTTCCAAACTGATATCCGATATTGAAACAAAAAACACATCTTATCTGATATGCCGCAATGGAAAACCCGTTGCTGAAATAGTCGCACACAAGGCCAAAAACCGGTTAAAAGGCTCTCCCGAACTGCATGTTGATATAAACGGGGCGCTTTTTGACGATGATATGAGCGGAGACTTTGAATGTCTGCAATAA
- a CDS encoding type II toxin-antitoxin system VapC family toxin: protein MSAIMLDTCGLIWLVNGGGRISQDTLKSIEKADIVYVSAATALEVGCKAAIKNLELPMDAEKWYEKVLSIHDLVEIPVTGKIALFSASLPLIHKDPADRIIIATAILNRLPVVTHDSRFHRYSVEVLR from the coding sequence ATGTCTGCAATAATGCTTGACACCTGTGGATTGATCTGGCTTGTAAACGGAGGCGGCAGGATTTCACAAGACACATTGAAATCAATTGAAAAAGCCGATATTGTCTATGTAAGTGCCGCAACCGCATTGGAAGTCGGATGCAAAGCGGCCATAAAAAATCTCGAACTGCCCATGGATGCGGAAAAATGGTATGAAAAGGTTCTTTCAATCCACGATCTTGTTGAAATACCGGTAACCGGTAAAATTGCATTATTCTCAGCCTCCCTACCGCTTATTCACAAAGATCCGGCCGACAGAATTATTATCGCTACTGCCATTTTAAACCGTCTTCCTGTTGTAACGCATGACAGCCGGTTCCACCGATATTCAGTTGAAGTCCTCAGGTAA
- a CDS encoding Gfo/Idh/MocA family protein: protein MLAVSHGSASRAFVECSGAPGLQESFRYCKEIEFKIEEIGDFFKAELYQIGSTSSPITPHDTPHVTPHVEKLLLCCEKPAGREQLQEKLGIRDRKYFYKTFLKPALKTGLLEMTIPEKPRSKLQKYQLTEAGPGRQTPMMVNYRVNAGIIPPDVWVQDPEVGGGRIVGEVCHFIDFASFVIGADPVAVQAMCVDSTNASLKAEDNVTIAVKYRDGSVAQICYVAVGPSDLAKEYCEVFADESAAVMDNFCTTRCMGRRGKKRLKGSQKKGFSEEIAAFLEAVQTGAPSPIPFDSLALTTACTFAARESLRTGCGVRPALL from the coding sequence TGGCAGTATCCCATGGAAGCGCTTCGAGAGCTTTTGTTGAATGCAGTGGTGCACCGGGATTACAAGAGTCCTTCAGATATTGTAAGGAAATTGAGTTCAAAATTGAGGAGATCGGTGATTTTTTTAAGGCTGAGCTGTATCAGATTGGATCGACGTCCTCTCCCATTACCCCCCATGATACCCCCCATGTTACCCCTCATGTTGAGAAGTTACTGCTGTGCTGTGAAAAACCGGCAGGGCGCGAACAGTTGCAGGAGAAACTTGGAATAAGAGACAGAAAATATTTTTATAAAACCTTTTTGAAGCCGGCTTTGAAAACAGGGTTGCTTGAAATGACCATTCCCGAGAAACCCAGAAGTAAATTGCAAAAATACCAGCTGACAGAGGCTGGCCCTGGCCGCCAGACCCCCATGATGGTCAATTACCGGGTCAATGCCGGGATCATCCCCCCGGATGTCTGGGTCCAGGACCCGGAGGTGGGCGGGGGCCGCATTGTGGGAGAGGTCTGCCATTTTATTGATTTTGCCTCTTTTGTGATCGGGGCCGACCCCGTGGCGGTCCAGGCCATGTGCGTGGACAGCACCAATGCCTCGCTGAAGGCTGAGGACAATGTGACCATTGCCGTCAAGTACAGGGACGGGTCCGTGGCCCAGATCTGTTATGTGGCCGTGGGGCCGTCCGATCTTGCCAAGGAATACTGCGAAGTGTTTGCCGATGAGTCCGCCGCCGTGATGGACAATTTCTGCACCACAAGGTGCATGGGCCGGCGCGGCAAAAAACGCCTCAAAGGCAGCCAGAAAAAAGGGTTCAGCGAAGAGATCGCCGCCTTTCTGGAAGCGGTTCAAACCGGCGCCCCTTCCCCCATCCCCTTTGACTCCCTGGCCCTGACCACGGCCTGTACCTTCGCAGCCAGAGAATCCCTTCGCACCGGGTGCGGGGTCAGGCCTGCGTTATTGTAG